One genomic segment of Vicingaceae bacterium includes these proteins:
- a CDS encoding glycosyl transferase: MKLSILVPAYNEENTIQNILESLINVHLVNGVEKEIIVVNDASRDKTAEKIEEFLKRHPGQNIVVFHQPYNQGKGAAIRKAIELATGDYVIVQDADLEYDPREFNDLLKPVIEGKADVVYGSRFMGGNPHRILFFWHTIGNKILTFLSNMFTDLNLTDMETCYKLIRADIAKSLRLKENRFGFEPEVTAKLARIKGIRIYEVGISYYGRTYEEGKKINWKDGVRAIWCILKYNIWDR, translated from the coding sequence ATGAAACTTTCTATATTGGTTCCGGCCTATAACGAAGAGAACACCATTCAAAATATTTTGGAAAGTTTAATTAATGTCCATTTGGTAAATGGTGTTGAGAAAGAGATAATTGTGGTAAACGATGCATCACGGGACAAAACCGCCGAAAAAATAGAAGAATTTTTAAAACGGCATCCGGGACAAAACATCGTTGTGTTTCATCAACCATATAATCAAGGCAAAGGCGCTGCCATCAGAAAAGCCATAGAATTGGCCACTGGCGATTATGTAATTGTGCAGGATGCCGATTTGGAGTATGACCCAAGAGAATTTAACGATCTGCTAAAACCTGTGATAGAAGGAAAAGCCGATGTTGTTTACGGATCGAGATTTATGGGAGGCAACCCGCATAGAATTTTATTTTTTTGGCATACGATAGGGAACAAAATATTGACATTTCTTTCCAATATGTTTACCGATCTTAATCTCACCGATATGGAAACTTGCTACAAGTTGATCCGGGCAGACATTGCCAAATCGTTAAGGTTAAAGGAAAACAGGTTTGGTTTTGAACCGGAAGTTACGGCAAAATTGGCAAGGATAAAAGGAATCAGAATTTATGAAGTGGGAATTTCATACTACGGAAGAACGTATGAAGAAGGTAAAAAAATAAATTGGAAAGATGGGGTCAGGGCTATTTGGTGTATTTTGAAATATAACATTTGGGACAGGTGA
- the cysD gene encoding sulfate adenylyltransferase: protein MNKNYQLTHLKELEAEAIYVIREVAAQFENPGLLFSGGKDSIVCFHLARKAFWPAKIPFPLVHIDTGHNFPETIDFRDRLVEKYKVNLIVGSVQESIDSGRVVEEKGYYASRNALQTVTLLDTIEKYKFDALIGGARRDEEKARAKERFFSHRDEFGQWDPKNQRPELWYLFNGKKHLGEHFRVFPISNWTEMDVWQYILSENIEIPSIYFSHERDCFLRDGIWYAYSPYIQLKPDEKVVKKTVRFRTIGDMTCTGAVESKATSLEDIIQEVASSRVTERGSRIDDKRSEAAMEERKRQGYF, encoded by the coding sequence ATGAATAAAAATTATCAACTGACCCATTTAAAAGAGCTCGAAGCCGAAGCCATTTATGTTATCAGAGAGGTTGCGGCTCAATTTGAAAACCCCGGATTGTTATTTTCCGGAGGGAAAGACAGTATCGTTTGCTTTCATCTTGCAAGAAAAGCGTTTTGGCCTGCCAAAATTCCCTTTCCACTGGTACACATCGACACGGGCCATAATTTTCCCGAAACCATCGATTTCAGAGATCGTTTGGTTGAAAAATACAAAGTAAATCTGATTGTGGGTTCGGTTCAAGAAAGTATTGACAGCGGACGTGTGGTGGAAGAAAAAGGATATTATGCCTCACGTAACGCACTTCAAACCGTAACCTTGCTTGATACTATCGAAAAGTATAAATTTGATGCCTTAATCGGAGGTGCCCGAAGAGACGAAGAAAAAGCCCGGGCAAAAGAACGTTTCTTTTCGCACCGCGACGAATTTGGGCAATGGGACCCCAAAAATCAACGTCCCGAGCTTTGGTATCTATTCAACGGGAAAAAACATCTTGGGGAACATTTCCGCGTTTTCCCCATCAGCAATTGGACTGAAATGGATGTTTGGCAATACATTCTGTCGGAAAACATCGAAATCCCATCAATTTATTTTTCACACGAAAGAGATTGTTTTTTGAGAGATGGCATTTGGTATGCTTATTCCCCATACATACAACTTAAACCGGATGAGAAAGTTGTGAAAAAAACAGTACGTTTCAGAACCATCGGGGACATGACCTGCACCGGTGCCGTCGAATCCAAAGCCACCTCACTCGAAGATATCATACAAGAAGTGGCTTCCTCACGTGTAACAGAACGTGGCAGCCGTATCGACGATAAAAGAAGTGAAGCCGCCATGGAAGAAAGGAAACGTCAGGGTTACTTTTAA
- the cysN gene encoding sulfate adenylyltransferase subunit 1 — protein sequence MNSNSYLNMDLLRFTTAGSVDDGKSTLIGRLLYDSKAIFEDQLEAVEAASKKRGEEKINWALITDGLKAEREQGITIDVAYRYFATPRRKFIIADTPGHIQYTRNMVTGASTANLALILVDARKGMVEQTYRHSYIASLLQIPHIIYCVNKMDLVDYSEEEFEKIKNDLEAFGAKLDVKDIHYIPISALNGDNVVERSANMPWYQGPTLMYLLENIHISSDRNLIDGRFPVQYVIRPQSDQFHDFRGYAGRIASGIFRVNDEVVVLPSGLQSRIKEIYFAEKKIDEAFANMSVTITLEDDLDISRGDMIVRINNQPVVTQDIEAMICWFDSKAMMQKGKYILRHTTREVRCVIKDIIYKLNINTLERNGSDKNIMMNDIAKISLRTTAPLMTDKYHRNRETGSFILIDEATYNTVAAGMIV from the coding sequence ATGAACTCCAATTCCTACCTGAATATGGACTTGCTGCGATTTACAACAGCAGGTAGCGTGGATGACGGTAAAAGTACTCTTATTGGCCGTTTGCTTTATGACAGCAAAGCCATTTTTGAAGACCAATTAGAAGCTGTCGAAGCTGCCAGTAAAAAACGGGGAGAAGAAAAAATTAACTGGGCTTTGATCACCGACGGTTTAAAAGCCGAACGCGAACAAGGCATTACGATTGATGTCGCTTATCGATATTTTGCCACTCCTCGCAGAAAGTTTATCATTGCAGACACTCCCGGACATATTCAATATACCCGAAACATGGTAACCGGTGCCAGCACTGCCAATTTAGCTTTGATTTTGGTTGATGCCCGCAAAGGAATGGTTGAGCAAACATACAGACATTCATACATTGCTTCGTTATTACAAATTCCACACATCATTTATTGTGTAAACAAAATGGATTTGGTTGATTATTCCGAGGAAGAATTTGAAAAAATAAAAAATGACCTGGAAGCATTCGGGGCAAAATTGGATGTAAAAGATATACATTATATACCTATCTCTGCACTCAATGGCGACAACGTGGTGGAACGATCTGCAAATATGCCGTGGTATCAAGGACCAACTTTGATGTATTTGCTGGAAAACATTCACATCTCAAGCGACCGTAATCTGATCGATGGGCGGTTTCCGGTACAATATGTCATTCGTCCTCAATCAGATCAATTTCACGACTTCCGTGGTTATGCCGGACGCATAGCTTCAGGAATTTTTCGTGTCAACGACGAGGTGGTTGTTCTGCCTTCCGGCCTTCAATCAAGAATCAAAGAAATATATTTTGCAGAAAAAAAGATTGATGAAGCTTTTGCAAATATGTCTGTCACTATCACGCTCGAAGATGATTTGGATATTTCGAGAGGAGATATGATTGTACGTATCAACAACCAACCGGTGGTCACACAAGATATAGAAGCCATGATCTGTTGGTTCGACAGCAAAGCAATGATGCAAAAAGGCAAATATATCTTGAGACACACCACACGCGAGGTCAGATGTGTAATTAAAGACATCATTTACAAATTGAACATCAATACTCTTGAAAGAAACGGATCAGATAAAAACATCATGATGAACGATATTGCCAAGATTTCTTTACGCACAACCGCTCCTTTAATGACCGATAAATACCACCGAAATCGCGAAACCGGTAGTTTTATTTTAATTGATGAAGCCACCTACAACACGGTAGCCGCCGGTATGATCGTTTAA
- a CDS encoding NAD+ synthase, translated as MTIGLAQLNFHVGNIEVNTSKIIRHSLDLFNQGCDLVVFPELAICGYPPLDILEYEHFVDQCLKALNEIALHIPMDHAVIVGSPAHNPNKGKPLINAAFLLTKDTVRMIHGKNLLPDYDVFDEYRHFQPQKNLGVIQWKDKTIAVTICEDLWEEKECVYDHSVQSLIKNARPDIILNISASPFHLQHFTERFDVMSKNAREHNCLLIHVNQTGANTDLIFDGRSLIMYPAKNLFWQGPAFGECTACIDTDTLKLFSGEYTNFSCEEEELYHALICGIKDFFDKNRFSKAVLGLSGGIDSALVYVLLCHAIGKENVKAILLPSPFSSQSSIDDALQLIGNLQGDYDIFPIHSIYQEINQTLSKQWQQDIFDITQENIQARIRGMILMAYSNRYGYILINTTNKSEMAVGYGTLYGDMCGALSVIGDLYKTTVYRLSYWINRNFENIIPDNILQKAPSAELRPGQKDVDSLPPYEILDLILKDYLEDKKSPEEISKNNHLDIAIVNEICQKVNANEFKRFQAPPVLRVTKKAFGWGRRIPLVSKWR; from the coding sequence ATGACGATTGGTCTTGCGCAGCTAAATTTTCATGTTGGGAATATAGAAGTTAACACTTCAAAAATTATCCGCCATTCTTTGGATCTTTTCAATCAAGGGTGCGACCTGGTTGTTTTCCCGGAATTGGCCATTTGCGGTTATCCTCCATTGGATATCCTGGAATATGAACATTTTGTGGATCAATGCCTCAAGGCCTTAAACGAAATTGCTTTACATATTCCCATGGATCATGCTGTGATTGTAGGATCTCCAGCCCATAATCCAAACAAAGGAAAACCTTTGATAAATGCCGCATTTTTATTAACCAAGGATACTGTGAGAATGATTCACGGAAAAAATCTTTTGCCTGATTATGATGTTTTTGACGAATACCGCCATTTTCAACCTCAAAAAAATCTGGGTGTTATCCAATGGAAGGATAAGACCATTGCTGTAACTATTTGCGAAGATCTTTGGGAAGAAAAAGAATGTGTATATGACCATTCGGTTCAATCCTTAATTAAAAATGCCCGGCCCGATATTATTTTAAATATTTCTGCAAGTCCTTTTCACCTCCAACACTTTACAGAGCGTTTTGATGTGATGTCAAAAAATGCACGTGAACATAATTGTCTTTTAATTCATGTAAATCAAACCGGTGCCAACACCGACTTGATTTTTGACGGAAGATCCCTGATAATGTATCCGGCTAAAAACCTATTCTGGCAAGGACCGGCATTTGGCGAATGCACTGCTTGTATTGACACAGATACACTTAAATTATTTTCCGGAGAATACACAAATTTTTCATGTGAAGAAGAAGAATTGTATCATGCGTTGATTTGCGGGATAAAAGATTTTTTTGATAAAAACCGATTTAGCAAAGCAGTGTTGGGATTAAGCGGGGGAATCGACTCTGCACTGGTTTATGTATTGTTGTGTCATGCCATTGGAAAAGAAAATGTAAAAGCCATTTTGCTTCCATCTCCTTTCTCCTCACAATCTTCGATTGACGATGCCCTGCAGTTGATTGGAAATTTACAAGGTGATTATGACATTTTCCCCATTCACTCTATTTATCAAGAAATCAACCAAACACTTTCGAAGCAATGGCAACAAGATATTTTTGACATTACTCAAGAAAATATACAAGCCCGGATCAGAGGAATGATTCTGATGGCATATTCCAACCGCTATGGCTATATCCTGATCAATACTACCAACAAAAGCGAAATGGCCGTTGGCTATGGCACCTTATATGGCGATATGTGTGGCGCTTTGAGTGTGATTGGCGACTTGTATAAAACCACCGTATACCGCCTTTCCTATTGGATAAACCGGAACTTTGAAAACATCATCCCTGACAATATATTGCAAAAAGCCCCTTCGGCCGAATTACGCCCGGGACAAAAAGATGTCGACTCCCTTCCTCCTTACGAGATCTTGGACTTGATACTGAAAGATTATTTGGAAGATAAAAAATCACCGGAAGAAATCAGCAAAAACAATCATCTTGATATTGCCATCGTCAATGAAATTTGTCAAAAAGTCAATGCCAACGAATTTAAAAGATTTCAGGCACCTCCTGTATTGAGAGTTACGAAAAAGGCCTTTGGTTGGGGCAGACGAATTCCCCTGGTTTCGAAATGGCGATAA
- the cysC gene encoding adenylyl-sulfate kinase yields the protein MQQNIFPVFDQMIQRHQKEAMLKQKSVCFWMTGLSGSGKSTLALALEKSLFEHGYLTQVLDGDNIRSGINKNLSFSEADRKENIRRIAEINKLFINCGIITINCFVSPTREIRQMAKEIIGPADFKEIYVKSSLETCEKRDVKGLYKKARAGEIKNFTGIDQPFEEPTNPDLIIDTENRNFEECINIFLNFVWPLIQYHE from the coding sequence ATGCAACAAAACATCTTCCCTGTTTTTGACCAGATGATTCAAAGACATCAAAAGGAAGCCATGTTAAAGCAAAAAAGCGTATGTTTCTGGATGACGGGCTTGTCGGGATCCGGCAAATCGACTCTCGCACTTGCTCTTGAAAAATCATTGTTCGAACATGGATATCTGACGCAAGTATTGGATGGAGACAATATTAGAAGCGGAATAAATAAAAATCTTTCTTTTTCAGAAGCAGACCGGAAAGAAAACATACGAAGAATTGCCGAAATCAACAAATTGTTTATCAATTGCGGTATTATTACCATCAATTGTTTTGTCAGTCCTACCCGCGAGATACGTCAAATGGCAAAAGAAATTATCGGGCCTGCAGATTTTAAAGAAATTTATGTAAAATCATCGTTAGAAACCTGTGAAAAAAGAGACGTGAAAGGTTTATACAAAAAAGCAAGAGCCGGAGAAATCAAAAATTTCACGGGAATTGACCAACCCTTTGAAGAACCAACCAATCCCGACTTGATTATTGATACAGAAAATCGTAATTTTGAAGAATGTATAAATATTTTTTTGAACTTTGTATGGCCATTGATACAGTATCATGAATAA
- a CDS encoding aromatic acid decarboxylase, protein MKKKVIVAITGASGSIYASLLLDELEKRKDLVDTVLLMSKNAETVWQLELGNKDFKKYPFPQYAPDDFFSPTASGSAGFDSMVVCPCSMGTLGRIANGISDDLITRSADVMLKEKKQLILVPRETPFSSIHLQNMLFLSNLGVTILPASPSFYSRPSNIKELAFTVVSRILDHLTLPHEGYRWGEND, encoded by the coding sequence ATGAAAAAAAAAGTGATTGTGGCCATTACCGGAGCGTCCGGAAGCATATATGCATCGTTGCTTTTGGATGAATTGGAAAAAAGGAAGGATCTTGTCGACACGGTCTTATTGATGAGTAAAAATGCCGAAACTGTTTGGCAGCTTGAATTGGGTAATAAAGATTTTAAGAAATATCCATTTCCACAATATGCTCCTGACGATTTTTTTTCGCCTACCGCATCAGGTTCTGCCGGATTTGACAGTATGGTTGTTTGTCCATGTTCTATGGGTACATTAGGACGGATAGCCAATGGCATAAGCGATGATTTGATTACACGAAGTGCAGATGTGATGCTTAAAGAAAAAAAACAATTGATTTTGGTGCCGCGTGAAACACCATTTTCATCCATTCACCTGCAAAATATGCTTTTTTTAAGCAATTTAGGGGTAACTATCTTACCGGCCAGCCCTTCATTCTACAGTAGGCCGTCAAATATTAAAGAATTGGCCTTCACGGTAGTTTCAAGGATTTTGGATCATTTGACTCTGCCACATGAAGGATACAGATGGGGCGAAAATGATTAA